Genomic DNA from Nocardioides aquaticus:
CGCCCTCCCCGGCGCCGGCGGCGGTGATCTCCTCCAGCGAGACGTCGGTGACCGGCAGGGCCTCGGTCATGCCGTACGGCGTGTGCAGGCTCGCCGCCGGCAGGACCTGCCCGACCGCCCGGAGCAGCGCGGACGGCACGGGCGCACCGGCCGACATCAGCAGCCGGACCCGGCCCAGCGTCTCCTGCTGGGCAGGGCTCACCTGGTCGCGGGTGGCCACGACGCGGCGCAGGGCGGCCGGCGAGGCGAACACCACGGTGGCCCCCACCGCCGCCGCGGCGTCGGCCAGCAGCGGCGCGGTCAGGGTGTCCGGGGCGGTCACGTCGATGTCCGGCAGCGAGGACGCCAGACCCAGGGCGGGACCGAGCAGCGAGAACGGCGCGAACGCGGCCACGAACGCATCCTCGGGGCGGAGGTCGTAGGTCGCCCGGACCAGGGCGACCTGGGCGGCGGCCTGACGGTGCCGGTAGGCGACGCCCTTGGCCGGTCCGGTCGCGCCCGAGGTGAAGAGGACCGCGCAGCCGGCGTCGAGGTCGGGCTCGGGCGGCAGCACGGTGCCCCGCCCGATCCGGGCCAGCTCGTCGAGGTCGTGCTCGGCGCCGAGCAGGCGGCGTACGGCCGGGGGCCCGGCGTCCACGGCGATCCGGGAGCCCGGCAGCCCCATCGCCGCAGCGGCGGCCAGGCCGGCGCGACCGCCCACGACGTGGTCCAGCGAGGCGCCGCGCAGGGCGCGACGCATGCCGGTGAAGCCGAGCCCCTTGTCGGCGACCACGACGACGGCGCCGGCGCGCCAGGCGGCGTAGACGACCGAGGTGAGGTCGGCCGACGGCTCGACCAGGACGCCGATCCGGTCCCCGGGGCGGACCCCGGTGGCGGCCATCCCGGCGGCGAGCTCGGAGACCCGGTGCGAGAGCGCGGCCCAGCTGACGACGGTGCCGTGCGCCGCGATTGCGGGTGAGCGGTCCTCGGCACGGTGCTCCAGGACCGACCAGAGCCGGTCCGGGGGGCCGTCGGAGGGGCCGTCCGAGGGGGCCACCGCGGCCGCGGGGTCGGGTCCGGGGTCCTCGGGGGCCGTGTCGAGGTCGGTCAGCCACGCCGCGACGAGGTCGGCGTACCGGGGTGCGTCCTCGGTGACCAGGTGCGAGGCGCCCTCGAAGCGGTGCACCTGGGCCTGGGGGAGCCGGTCCTGCAGGTCGGCCAGGTAGCGCTCGCCGAAGACGGGGTCGCGGGGTCCCCAGAAGAGCAGCGCGGGGACGTCGAGGGTGCGCACGCCCTCGGCGAGGGCGTCGACGAACGGGAAGGAGGGGTGGCCCTCGGCGAACGGGATGTCGGCGACGAAGTCCCCGACGGCGGTGCGGCGCGCGGC
This window encodes:
- a CDS encoding alpha/beta fold hydrolase, whose amino-acid sequence is MTTSTSAAPDAPDAPDASSSPVPHDLPGLDPSWSRTVTVEDTGGVPRTWHYLDNGVEPVHGTVLCVHGNPTWSYLWRGMLAAAPPGWRVVAPDQLGMGYSARTEQPRTVEQRVADLGTLTDALGIDGPVVTLGHDWGGAISLGWAQAHREQLRGVVTGNTAVAQPPGDHGPPLIRLAHLPGFRPFGCVATPIFVRATSNLSRPALPREVRDALALPYTGAARRTAVGDFVADIPFAEGHPSFPFVDALAEGVRTLDVPALLFWGPRDPVFGERYLADLQDRLPQAQVHRFEGASHLVTEDAPRYADLVAAWLTDLDTAPEDPGPDPAAAVAPSDGPSDGPPDRLWSVLEHRAEDRSPAIAAHGTVVSWAALSHRVSELAAGMAATGVRPGDRIGVLVEPSADLTSVVYAAWRAGAVVVVADKGLGFTGMRRALRGASLDHVVGGRAGLAAAAAMGLPGSRIAVDAGPPAVRRLLGAEHDLDELARIGRGTVLPPEPDLDAGCAVLFTSGATGPAKGVAYRHRQAAAQVALVRATYDLRPEDAFVAAFAPFSLLGPALGLASSLPDIDVTAPDTLTAPLLADAAAAVGATVVFASPAALRRVVATRDQVSPAQQETLGRVRLLMSAGAPVPSALLRAVGQVLPAASLHTPYGMTEALPVTDVSLEEITAAGAGEGVCVGRPLVGVTVGIVPLTGTDLEPDGSGPVTDAEVTGEICVRAAHVKDRYDALWMTQRASARHPGWHRTGDVGHLDDEGRLWVEGRSAHLISTADGLVTPVGPEQRLEALPAVHAAGLVGVGPEGAQVLAAVVVPATDGPTAPAPRRRGGSLGLRLADHDLAEAVRGAAGVPVAAVLHADRLPLDIRHASKVDRTELARQAAAVLAGRG